The genomic interval TGGTGCCGATGTCGTACCCGACGTCCTGACCGGTCACGAGCAGGTTCCCGCCGTTGGCGAGGTACTGGCGCAGCACCGCCTGATCTGCCGCCGTGATGGTGTTCTGGTACTGCTCTCCCGTGGCCCACACGACGATATCGGCGCGCTGCAGTTCATTGACAGGCACCGGGCCCTGACTCTGGGTGTTCCACACGAACGCACCACCACTCGCCGCGTTGGCCTTGATGGCGTCTCTGAGGGCGGCCGTCACGTCTGCCCCCTGCCCCATGTCGTCGTCCACGAGCATCACGATGGGTTTCTTGCCGGTGCTGGGGGCCGGTGCGGGGGCTGGCGCTGGAGCCGGTGTGGGGGCCGGTGCAGGCGCGGTACCGGGTCGGTCCTTGATGAAGCAGCCCTTGCGCAGGCCCGGAGCGGGGTCACGGCCCCACTCAGCCACGGTGCAGTTGAAGCCGTCCGTACCGATCCCGGTCAGGTACTTGCCGGCCGTCCCGAACGCAGCGTCCTTCTGGCCGCTGAAGTTGCACTTGCTGCCTTCCAGAGCGCACAGGCTGTACCCGGCCGGGCCCGTGGGAGCCGGTGCGGGGGCAGGCGTCGGCGCGGGAGCCGGAGCGGGTGTCGGAGCCGGGGCTGGTGTCGGAGCGGGTGCAGGTGTGGGTGCCGGCGTCGGTGCTGGTGCCGGGGCGGGCGTCGGCGCAGGAGCCGGGGCGGGCGCAGGGGTGGGTGCCGGGGCAGGAGCGGGGGCCGGGGTTGGTGCGGGGGCCGGAGCGGGCGTGCCACTGAGGTTCACCCCCAGTTTGCCCATCGCGCCGGGAACACTGATCAGGCCGTAACCGACGTTGTTGTTCTTGCTGCCGGCGTTACTGGCGCTGGTGTACAGGGCGTTTTTGATGGCGTCGACGGTGGTGCCCGGCTTGGCGGAGAGCAGCAGTGCCACGGCGCCCGCCGTGATGGGGCTCGCCTGGGAGCTGCCGCTCAGCGCGCCGTACTGCCCGTTCGGGAAGGCGCTGGTGATTTCCACGCCCGGCGCGGCGATGTCCGGCTTGACGAACACGCCCTTGATGGTGCTGTTCCAGTTCACGGGCCCGCGGCTGCTGAAGCTCGCCACCTGGCCGTTCCGGTCCACGGCGCCCACGCCAACGGCGTCGGGGATGTTGCCGGGGCTCCCGGTGCTGGCCGGCGCCGGGCCGAAGTTCCCGATGGCGAACACCGGCACCACGCCGGCCTTGAGCATGTTCTGGACGGGCACGATGAATTCGTCATAGGTGCCGGGGATCCCGAGGCTCATGTTCACCACATCCGCCCCGTCATCGGTGTCAGCGTTGTTGTCGGGGTCCAGCACGTACTGCATGCCGGCAATCACCTGCGCGAAGGTCCCCTCGTTGTTCGGCAGGACGAGCGCGCTGATGACCTTGGCGCTGGGCGCCACGCCGACCGTGTCCCCAACCAGCAGGCCAGCGGTGTGCGTGCCGTGGTTGGTGGTGTCGTGTGGCGTGGCGCCGCTGACCCGGTCACCGTCGCCGTTGAATTCGGCGAAGGCGGCCACCTTGCCGTTCAGTTGCGGGTGGCTGGCGTCAATGCCGCTGTCGAGGTGGCCGATCTTGATGTTCTGCCCTTTAAAGCCGGCCGCCCAGGCCTGCGGAGCGCCGATCTTGGCGAGATGCCACGCTTCGCCGGGGGCGGCGGCGGCGGCACTGAGGGCCACGGCGCGCTGGGGCTTGGGAATCTGCACCTTGAAGTTCTCGAAGACGTCCCGGACGAACGGCAGGGCGGCCAGGGCGCGGGCCTGGACGGGTGTCATGGGCAGGTAGATGCTCTGGTCAAGCCACAGCTGCGTGACCTTGCCCGCGTTCAGGGCCTGCCGGATGAATCCGGCGGAGGGACCGAGCTGGGCGATCTTGCTGTTCAGCTGGCCGCGCAGGTTCTTGAGCTGCGCGCGTCCGCGGGCGTCGTTGGCGAACTGAAAGCGCACGATGACGCCCACCTGGGACTGGTCGCCTTTCTTGGCCCGTTCGAGGAGCGTCGGGGACAGGCGCCCGGCGCTGGCCTGGCTCAGGCCGCCCAGGGTCAGGGCGGCGCCGAGCATCCAGAGGTTTCGCTTCTTCATGAGGCCCAGGGTAGGCGTTGCCAGGTGACCGGCCCTGAAGGGAACGTGAGGAGACCTTGACCTCCGGTCAGGCGGGCGTCATGTGTGCGCCAGCCGCCTCAGAGGGCGTTTTCAACGGGTGTATTCGATGATCAGTTCGCGTTCGGCTTCGTCCACGGTGCGGTTGATCATGCTGCGCCGCGCGTAGCTCAGGACGATGTGGCCGCTGCCAAGCTGCAGGAGACTGAGGGTGCCTCTCACGCCGTTGCCGCTCAGGGCGTTGCTGCCGGTCATCTTCCACTGGAAGCCGCTGCGGACGAGCAGCCCGCGGTCCGGGTCGTCGTTGGAGCTGACGGCGACGGGCCGCGCGGTGAAGCCTTCCGGGCCGCGCATCTCGCCGGTGCGCAGGTCGATGCTCACGCCCTTGAGCACTCCGTTCATCTGTGGGGTGTCGCCAAAGCTGACGCGGCTGGCGTCGCGGCTGACGGCCAGCCGGAAGGTTTTGCCGGTGGAGACCAGGGTGTTCTGGAAGACCAGGTACCGCTTGAAGTCCTCGCGGCTGATGTTCAGCCGTTCATCGTAGGCGGGAGGAATGCCGCGTGCGGCGGTGGTGGTCACGGCGCGCAGGACTTCCCGGTCCCCGCCGGCACTGGCGACGCGGATTTCCAGCTGGAGGGTCGAGATGCTGGGCCGGCGTTCCAGCAGGGTCACGGGCTGGGCGGTCTGTGGCAGCAGGGCGGCGACGCGGGCCTGCCACCCGGCAGGCAGCGCGGGTGGCAGGGGGGTGGCGCTCAGGCCCGCGCCGCTCAACAGGCCGAGTGCCGTGAGCAGCATCACAGGAAGGGGCCGGACCTGCTTCATTCACCGCAGAGCATAGTGCGCGTGGGTGAGAATTTCTGCTGTCGGCGGGCGTCAATGATGAATCCCTCGTCAGATGCCCGTCAGCGAAGATCCCCTCGCCCGCGGGGGTGAGGGGACCGGCAGGGCGGGTAAGCGTCAGGCTTTGCCGACGCTGCCCAGCACGCGCAGCTTGTGCTCAATCACCTGGCTCATGACCTCGCGGGCCGGCCCGAAGATCTTGCGGGGGTCGAATTCCTTGGGGTTCGCGCTCAGCGCCTCGCGGATGCCGACGGTACTGGCAAGGCGCAGGTCGGTGTCCACGTTCACCTTGGCGATGCCGAACTGCGTGGCGCGCTGCAGGTCCTCGTCGGCGATGCCGGCGGCGTCGCCGATCTGTCCGCCGGCGGCGCGGAAGCGTTCCACGATTTCCTGCGGCACGCCGCTGCTGCCGTGGGCGACCAGGGGGATACTGGTCAGGCCGGCAATCTTCTCGATGCGGGCGTGGTCGATGTAGGGGCGGCCCTTGCCTTTGAAGGCGCCGTG from Deinococcus taeanensis carries:
- a CDS encoding S8 family peptidase, coding for MKKRNLWMLGAALTLGGLSQASAGRLSPTLLERAKKGDQSQVGVIVRFQFANDARGRAQLKNLRGQLNSKIAQLGPSAGFIRQALNAGKVTQLWLDQSIYLPMTPVQARALAALPFVRDVFENFKVQIPKPQRAVALSAAAAAPGEAWHLAKIGAPQAWAAGFKGQNIKIGHLDSGIDASHPQLNGKVAAFAEFNGDGDRVSGATPHDTTNHGTHTAGLLVGDTVGVAPSAKVISALVLPNNEGTFAQVIAGMQYVLDPDNNADTDDGADVVNMSLGIPGTYDEFIVPVQNMLKAGVVPVFAIGNFGPAPASTGSPGNIPDAVGVGAVDRNGQVASFSSRGPVNWNSTIKGVFVKPDIAAPGVEITSAFPNGQYGALSGSSQASPITAGAVALLLSAKPGTTVDAIKNALYTSASNAGSKNNNVGYGLISVPGAMGKLGVNLSGTPAPAPAPTPAPAPAPAPTPAPAPAPAPTPAPAPAPTPAPTPAPAPTPAPAPTPAPAPAPTPAPAPAPTGPAGYSLCALEGSKCNFSGQKDAAFGTAGKYLTGIGTDGFNCTVAEWGRDPAPGLRKGCFIKDRPGTAPAPAPTPAPAPAPAPAPSTGKKPIVMLVDDDMGQGADVTAALRDAIKANAASGGAFVWNTQSQGPVPVNELQRADIVVWATGEQYQNTITAADQAVLRQYLANGGNLLVTGQDVGYDIGTSAFYTGTLKTRFVADSSGQSKFVTRGAFGSTAYTLNAQGSAGNQYYPDVIADQGGSSVVASWGSADATAGTITAQSIRVDPNKNRAAQKVKDPRGLVQRLAAGVLNTVLGQILGGNGQQAQAQNRPRVSAQSAGENAGAIVANDAGTYRTVTMGFGLEGLTPNSRNLLMKTTFDWLMK